The Hemibagrus wyckioides isolate EC202008001 linkage group LG25, SWU_Hwy_1.0, whole genome shotgun sequence genome has a segment encoding these proteins:
- the extl3 gene encoding exostosin-like 3, with protein sequence MQRNGGVTGNGSQPWMFRRVRLTWLSFMLFFILVFFPLIAHYYLTTIDEAGGPDKRIFGPRPGGELCEAKHVQDLCRIRESVSEELLQLEAKRQELNGEIARLNLRIEACKRSIDSAKQDLLQLKNVISQTEHSYKELMAQNQPKLSLPVRLLPDKDDPGLPPPRSVQACRLHTCFDYARCPLTSGFPVYVYDTGSYPWGDNIDPLVKQAFASSVKSSVYVTDNPNIACLYVVLVGEIQDSSPSPADLEKQLKALPYWRSDGHNHLLVHLSRKSLTQNFLYNVSTGRAAIAQSTFLQRQYREGFDLVVSPLVHALSEPNFLELPPQVPVKRKYLFTFQGEKVESLRSSLLEAPPQSFEEEMEGDPPADYDDRIIGTLKAVQDSHLDQVLVEFTCKNRPKPSLPTEWALCGEREDRLEVLKASTFALVISPGDGQLLATAGCNMRLFEALEVGAIPVVLGDHSKLPYHHLIRWGEAAIMVPKPRITELHFLLRSLSDNDLLAMRRQGRFLWETYFSTSESIFNTILASIRTSIQIPAAPIKEEPAQEIPHKAGKMAGTDANMADNGDLDLGPVETEPPYASPRFLRNFTYTVSDIYRTWNRAPGPFHLFPHTPLDPVLPSEAKFLGSGTGFRPIGGGSGGSGKEFQAALGGNVPREQFTVVMLTYEREEVLMNSLERLNGLPYLNKVVVVWNSPKPPSDDLLWPDIGLPIVVVRTEKNSLNNRFLPWDVVETEAILSIDDDAHLRHDEIMFGFRVWREARDRIVGFPGRFHAWDINHQSWLYNSNYSCELSMVLTGAAFFHKYYAYLYSYVMPQAIRDMVDEYINCEDIAMNFLVSHITRKPPIKVTSRWTFRCPGCPQALSHDDSHFHERHKCINFFVKVYGYMPLLYTQFRVDSVLFKTRLPHDKTKCFKFI encoded by the exons ATGCAGCGAAACGGAGGTGTCACAGGAAATGGCAGCCAGCCATGGATGTTCCGGCGAGTTCGACTGACATGGCTCAGTTTCATGCTTTTTTTCATATTGGTTTTCTTCCCACTCATTGCACATTACTACCTCACCACGATTGATGAGGCAGGTGGTCCAGACAAACGCATTTTTGGCCCAcgacctggtggtgaactgtgTGAGGCGAAACACGTACAAGACCTGTGCCGTATACGAGAATCGGTGAGTGAAGAGCTGCTTCAGCTGGAAGCAAAGCGGCAAGAGCTCAACGGCGAAATAGCCCGTCTCAACCTGCGGATTGAAGCCTGTAAGCGTAGCATTGACAGTGCCAAACAGGACTTATTACAACTCAAAAATGTCATCAGCCAGACAGAACACTCTTATAAGGAACTCATGGCTCAGAATCAGCCAAAACTTTCGTTGCCAGTTAGACTTTTACCGGACAAAGATGATCCAGGGCTCCCTCCTCCACGATCTGTACAGGCATGTCGCTTGCATACTTGTTTTGATTATGCCAGATGTCCACTTACATCAGGGTTTCCAGTCTATGTGTATGACACGGGGTCGTATCCTTGGGGAGACAATATTGACCCATTGGTCAAGCAAGCCTTTGCATCTTCTGTTAAAAGCAGTGTTTATGTTACAGATAATCCAAATATTGCTTGTCTTTATGTGGTGCTTGTCGGAGAAATACAAGACTCCTCACCCTCTCCCGCTGACTTGGAAAAGCAGTTGAAAGCATTGCCCTACTGGAGGTCAGATGGTCATAATCACCTGTTGGTTCATCTGTCCAGGAAGTCATTAACTCAGAACTTCTTGTACAATGTAAGTACAGGCCGGGCAGCTATAGCACAGTCTACATTTCTTCAGCGACAATACAGAGAGGGATTTGACCTGGTAGTGTCTCCACTGGTCCATGCTCTTTCTGAGCCCAACTTTTTGGAGTTGCCACCACAGgttccagtgaaaaggaagTATCTCTTTACCTTTCAAGGAGAGAAGGTGGAATCTCTGAGAAGTAGCCTTTTGGAAGCACCACCACAGTCTTTCGAGGAAGAAATGGAGGGAGATCCACCGGCTGACTATGATGATCGCATCATTGGCACGCTTAAAGCGGTACAAGACAGTCACCTAGACCAGGTACTTGTGGAATTTACTTGCAAGAACCGACCAAAGCCCAGTCTACCAACTGAATGGGCCCTGTGTGGGGAGCGTGAGGATCGCTTGGAAGTATTAAAAGCTTCTACGTTTGCTTTGGTGATTTCTCCAGGTGATGGGCAGCTCCTAGCCACTGCAGGGTGCAACATGCGCCTGTTCGAGGCCCTGGAGGTCGGGGCTATCCCTGTGGTTCTTGGCGACCACTCAAAGTTACCTTATCACCACCTAATACGATGGGGTGAGGCAGCTATCATGGTACCCAAGCCACGCATAACAGAGTTGCACTTTTTACTGAGGAGCCTATCGGATAACGATTTACTGGCCATGCGGCGGCAAGGTAGATTCCTTTGGGAAACGTACTTCTCTACTTCTGAAAGTATCTTCAATACCATTTTGGCCAGTATCCGAACCAGCATTCAAATACCAGCAGCACCCATAAAGGAGGAACCTGCTCAGGAGATTCCCCACAAAGCTGGAAAGATGGCAGGGACAGATGCTAATATGGCTGACAATGGGGACCTGGATCTTGGTCCAGTTGAGACAGAACCCCCTTACGCATCACCTAGGTTTTTGCGGAATTTCACTTACACAGTATCGGACATCTACCGAACCTGGAATCGCGCTCCGGggcctttccacctgttccccCACACACCCTTAGACCCCGTTCTACCTTCAGAGGCCAAGTTTCTTGGTTCCGGAACTGGTTTTCGCCCCATCGGTGGAGGCTCTGGAGGTTCTGGAAAAGAGTTTCAGGCTGCACTGGGTGGAAATGTCCCACGAGAACAATTCACAGTGGTCATGCTGACATATGAGCGAGAGGAGGTACTTATGAACTCTCTGGAGAGGCTAAACGGCCTTCCCTATCTCAACAAAGTGGTAGTAGTCTGGAATTCCCCAAAACCACCCTCAGATGACCTCCTCTGGCCAGACATTGGGCTGCCCATTGTG GTGGTGCGGACAGAAAAGAACAGTCTGAACAATCGCTTCCTGCCCTGGGACGTAGTAGAGACTGAGGCCATCTTGTCCATTGACGATGACGCCCATCTCAGACACGATGAAATCATGTTTGGGTTTAG GGTGTGGCGAGAGGCCAGGGATCGGATTGTGGGCTTTCCAGGGCGGTTTCATGCCTGGGACATCAACCACCAGTCTTGGCTCTACAACTCCAACTACTCTTGTGAACTCTCCATGGTGCTGACAGGCGCCGCCTTTTTTCACAAG tactaCGCCTACCTGTATTCCTACGTGATGCCCCAGGCCATTCGAGACATGGTGGATGAGTACATCAACTGTGAAGACATCGCCATGAACTTCCTGGTGTCACATATCACACGCAAACCCCCGATCAAG GTGACGTCTCGTTGGACTTTCCGCTGTCCCGGCTGTCCTCAGGCACTGTCTCACGACGACTCGCACTTCCACGAGCGCCACAAGTGCATCAACTTCTTCGTCAAGGTGTACGGTTACATGCCGCTGCTCTACACGCAGTTCCGGGTGGACTCTGTCCTCTTTAAGACTCGCCTTCCGCACGACAAGACCAAATGCTTCAAATTCATTTAG